One genomic region from Candidatus Eisenbacteria bacterium encodes:
- a CDS encoding DUF998 domain-containing protein: MSQRWLAAAGIVGPVLFTSLVLVQELLQPDYSRIAMPISALAAWRLGWIQNFNFILFAWLLFAFVLALDRGVAHCPGGRAGIGLLAVAAFGAFLAGAFPWTRVNGKPIATTEHIMAAIMHFLAAAFGLVALSRRLALDPRFQDLWRFVLISGIAMLGLFLTSSTFAVGPGRPLHGWHGLVQRVTVIVWFSCLLTLAFRLRRLGSAGIPGGRA, from the coding sequence TTGTCGCAGAGATGGCTCGCCGCCGCAGGGATCGTCGGCCCCGTGCTCTTCACCTCGCTCGTCCTCGTCCAGGAGCTGCTGCAGCCGGACTACAGCCGGATCGCGATGCCGATCAGCGCACTCGCCGCGTGGCGGCTCGGATGGATCCAGAACTTCAACTTCATCCTGTTCGCCTGGCTGCTCTTTGCCTTCGTGCTCGCGCTCGATCGCGGCGTCGCGCATTGCCCCGGTGGGCGAGCGGGAATCGGTCTGCTGGCGGTGGCGGCCTTCGGAGCTTTCCTGGCCGGCGCGTTTCCATGGACCCGGGTGAACGGCAAGCCGATCGCGACCACCGAGCACATCATGGCCGCGATCATGCACTTCCTCGCCGCCGCGTTCGGGCTCGTGGCCCTTTCACGCCGGCTGGCGCTCGATCCTCGCTTCCAGGACCTGTGGCGTTTCGTCCTGATCAGCGGCATCGCCATGCTCGGCCTCTTCCTGACCTCGTCGACGTTCGCGGTGGGCCCCGGAAGACCTCTCCATGGATGGCATGGCCTGGTGCAACGCGTGACGGTGATCGTCTGGTTCAGCTGCTTGCTGACGCTCGCGTTCCGCCTTCGCCGCCTGGGGAGCGCCGGCATTCCGGGCGGCCGCGCGTGA